A stretch of the Polyangiaceae bacterium genome encodes the following:
- a CDS encoding NAD-dependent malic enzyme, with protein sequence MRKTSLDTVLRLKSKHRVGQLARLATAIAEQGGLLGDITTLRGGETDSLREVTIETDDEEHRDRVIEAVRKVDGVEVLDTIDRVFDLHRGGKLHSTSRIELRHQRDLRYIYTPGVARVARAIEREPERARHLTTIGNSVGIFTNGTRVLGLGNVGPLASLPVMEGKAVLYDKFVGISATPILVDTLDVNEFVETVSRLSLTFGGIHLEDIRIPDCYRIEEALIDRLEKPVMHDDQHGTATVALAALLNACKMTGVAIEKARVGQIGLGAAGSAIARLMMTYGARDVLVCDKSEESMQWLAKFGARPVDLVTLMREADIVIAATGRPGLIDPKLIRPGQVIFPLSNPDPEIEPADAMAAGAAFCSDGRSINNALAFPGLFRAALAVESRAITPGMRIAAARAIASCAEPGEVVPSPLLRNVHEAVVAAVSEAARAEGLESTARLTRSRPSV encoded by the coding sequence ATGCGGAAAACGAGCCTCGATACGGTACTTCGCCTCAAATCCAAGCATCGCGTGGGCCAGCTTGCCCGGCTGGCGACCGCCATTGCGGAACAAGGTGGGCTTCTTGGTGACATCACCACATTGCGTGGCGGCGAGACCGACTCACTGCGCGAAGTCACCATCGAAACGGACGATGAAGAGCATCGCGATCGAGTGATCGAGGCCGTACGCAAGGTCGACGGGGTCGAAGTGCTCGACACGATCGATCGCGTTTTCGATCTGCACCGTGGTGGCAAGCTTCATTCGACGAGCCGCATCGAGCTGCGTCATCAGCGGGATCTGCGATACATCTATACGCCAGGGGTTGCGCGTGTGGCGCGGGCGATTGAGCGCGAGCCCGAGCGAGCGCGACATTTGACGACAATTGGTAATTCGGTTGGTATTTTTACAAATGGCACGCGCGTCTTGGGGTTGGGCAACGTGGGCCCGCTTGCCTCGTTGCCGGTCATGGAAGGCAAGGCCGTTCTTTATGACAAGTTCGTGGGAATCAGCGCCACGCCGATTCTCGTCGATACGCTCGATGTAAACGAGTTTGTCGAAACGGTATCGCGTTTGTCGCTCACGTTTGGTGGGATTCATCTCGAGGACATTCGCATTCCGGATTGTTATCGCATCGAGGAAGCGCTCATCGATCGGTTGGAGAAGCCGGTCATGCATGACGATCAGCATGGAACGGCGACGGTAGCGCTCGCGGCGCTTCTCAATGCGTGCAAAATGACGGGCGTTGCGATCGAAAAGGCGCGCGTTGGTCAGATTGGGCTCGGCGCGGCGGGAAGCGCAATTGCGCGGCTCATGATGACGTACGGAGCGCGGGATGTGCTCGTATGCGACAAGTCCGAAGAATCGATGCAATGGCTGGCGAAGTTTGGAGCGCGCCCCGTGGACCTCGTGACGCTGATGCGCGAAGCGGATATCGTCATTGCTGCGACGGGCAGACCGGGGCTCATCGATCCGAAGTTGATTCGCCCGGGGCAGGTCATTTTTCCCCTTTCGAATCCGGATCCGGAGATCGAGCCTGCGGATGCAATGGCAGCCGGTGCGGCATTCTGCTCGGATGGTCGCAGCATCAACAATGCTCTTGCATTTCCGGGGCTTTTCCGCGCGGCGCTTGCCGTCGAAAGCCGAGCGATCACGCCGGGTATGCGCATTGCCGCGGCGCGTGCCATTGCGTCGTGTGCCGAGCCGGGCGAAGTGGTGCCTTCGCCGCTATTGCGCAACGTGCACGAAGCGGTCGTTGCGGCCGTGAGCGAAGCGGCTCGTGCCGAGGGACTCGAATCGACGGCGCGCCTCACGCGTAGCCGCCCGTCCGTTTGA
- a CDS encoding DUF58 domain-containing protein: MQEARSELASKLLDPKFVRELEVLRRRLEVRARSGASGEHTARRRGGSAEFQEHRPYSPGDDLRRIDWAAYARTDEPVLKLFRAEEDVILRIVVDASASLDFGTPPKFEAASRLAAAFGYMALASSERAQVVAAGEGIVREETPVRGRNGLLGLLRALAAITPRGGTDLSRAIDTIVRKSKRPGMMLVVSDFFDGGPLVTAISRAVAAGHDVSLVQVVAPEEIEPVYDGDWALEDAESGAIVEVTMDAEALEAYALRFAGLCEELRQVARRHRATYVRARTDEPLEGVVRRIVSRSID, encoded by the coding sequence ATGCAAGAGGCACGCTCGGAGCTCGCTTCCAAGCTTCTCGATCCCAAGTTCGTCCGTGAGCTCGAAGTCCTTCGGCGAAGGCTCGAAGTGCGCGCACGATCGGGAGCTTCGGGCGAACACACCGCACGACGCCGCGGAGGCTCCGCGGAATTCCAAGAACATCGCCCGTACAGTCCCGGCGATGACTTGCGCCGCATCGATTGGGCCGCCTATGCGCGCACGGACGAACCCGTCCTGAAACTCTTTCGCGCCGAAGAAGACGTCATCCTCCGCATCGTCGTCGATGCTTCCGCGTCGCTCGATTTCGGAACGCCACCGAAGTTCGAAGCAGCAAGTCGTTTGGCAGCCGCGTTCGGATACATGGCGCTTGCGTCGTCGGAACGCGCGCAAGTCGTTGCGGCCGGCGAAGGCATCGTGCGAGAAGAAACGCCCGTGCGCGGTCGAAATGGCCTCTTGGGGCTACTTCGCGCCCTCGCCGCCATTACCCCGCGTGGTGGAACGGACTTGTCTCGAGCGATCGATACGATCGTTCGAAAAAGCAAGCGCCCAGGCATGATGCTCGTCGTTTCCGATTTTTTCGACGGTGGCCCACTCGTGACCGCAATCAGCCGCGCCGTGGCCGCCGGTCACGATGTGTCCCTCGTTCAAGTCGTCGCTCCCGAAGAAATAGAACCGGTTTACGATGGCGATTGGGCGCTCGAGGATGCCGAGTCAGGAGCAATCGTGGAAGTGACGATGGACGCCGAAGCGCTCGAAGCCTACGCCCTGCGATTTGCCGGTCTTTGCGAAGAATTGCGACAAGTTGCGCGCCGTCATCGAGCCACCTACGTGCGCGCTCGTACGGACGAACCGCTCGAAGGTGTCGTTCGTCGAATCGTATCGAGGAGCATCGACTGA
- a CDS encoding Uma2 family endonuclease, producing MTVLHTHIPRSTGPIELRDLGPNGRPLGTRADCYDGSPWELHRGELVRQMSSNGIHSILMFLLGTLFRTHARDGHDVMGDVYCELIDPDETLSIRAPDVVLARSVKRLKDGPFQGIPIVAVEIRATQSKKQLEEKVKLYLEHDWPCIWLVHAERREIEIVTPDAAPVVYRHGTDVPLVPELDKYELKRIPVAALFDKEKFKSFCDGWVHQLAAARAHARSLRSVLDARKFVVATDVYQRIVTTKDIEALERWLVLAATATSAEAFERSVQADAHA from the coding sequence ATGACCGTGCTGCACACGCACATTCCGCGGAGCACTGGACCGATCGAGCTGCGCGATCTCGGGCCGAATGGCAGGCCGCTCGGTACGCGTGCCGATTGTTACGACGGCAGTCCTTGGGAGCTTCATCGCGGAGAGCTGGTTCGGCAGATGAGCAGCAACGGTATCCACTCGATCCTCATGTTTTTGCTTGGAACGCTGTTTCGCACGCATGCGCGAGACGGTCATGACGTCATGGGTGACGTCTATTGCGAGCTCATCGATCCTGACGAGACGTTGTCGATACGCGCTCCGGATGTCGTGCTGGCGCGCTCCGTAAAGCGGCTGAAGGACGGGCCCTTCCAGGGGATCCCAATCGTCGCCGTCGAGATTCGTGCGACGCAGTCGAAAAAGCAGCTCGAGGAAAAGGTCAAGCTGTACCTCGAACACGACTGGCCTTGCATTTGGCTCGTGCACGCGGAGCGCCGAGAGATCGAGATCGTTACGCCGGACGCAGCCCCCGTCGTGTATCGCCATGGCACCGACGTGCCGCTCGTGCCGGAGCTCGATAAGTATGAGCTCAAACGAATTCCCGTCGCAGCGCTGTTCGACAAGGAGAAGTTCAAGTCGTTCTGCGATGGATGGGTTCATCAATTGGCCGCAGCTCGCGCACACGCGCGATCACTCCGCAGCGTGCTCGATGCGCGCAAGTTTGTCGTGGCCACGGACGTGTACCAGCGCATCGTGACCACCAAGGACATCGAAGCGCTCGAACGATGGCTCGTCTTGGCGGCAACCGCGACATCTGCGGAAGCTTTCGAACGAAGCGTTCAAGCGGACGCGCACGCCTAA
- a CDS encoding AAA family ATPase yields the protein MDTHVGFPSPVDATTEHGVVLGRPNEFVDVALAAGRYFQDALPIVGRTEELQTLVNFIETPGTARVVVLVGRAGSGKTSLLAALAETLSQRNVTQAVRFAADVASVAAQHAPRLPKGPSVIVIDDAHRKPCTAALLHAAQHRPEVAFVLTTRPGGLSRLVALCAERGLSEADIRVLPEIGPLSTDDAERSARHVLDEEFGAHAKQLATISAGHPQLVSIAGRLVREKALHPVALEQPADFGARVLARGYETLLMRASVTPDQKLFGGVLGQVTDMLGIVAALAPVRTSDERFLQGAGELLGCRRRDLVSALRALETTGIIERSAPGARVVPTALADHALLRLLTAPLPLPGTLAERVSVIVRHFGIHALVPLFRNLGEMDGPSIPPGSASKFVAELFEYCRDALDVASTMDRCRLLSSLREVCIDEPAGMLELVEFALQLPPLTDTAPKSRVLLSETSVTNELSPILQRIALHRQHLPEAVDSLWALGRDDVRLQSPHPDHPMRVLREFASRAHTLPVGFHEALLDAVERWQMVPHAHDHQHSPLDVIDTFLAESDAPISDDALASRQRRLRTRALESLARAAGSSNRRAALAGVRGLEGVLTDMATHSSAGFPEADWRDGERLEVIEMLRKTATSAADPVVHFAVADVLRWAAHRTPNDTICIAAELALADVPDSSERRLYEALTQRPPAQRAGLDLDAPPSSRLLPETRNNEPRGAETARIVIDEWMAKGPLPAAFVQQTAEALDTLSLAGKSGSPRVLLQVLSLKHPEAAAKACEVIMQSPDGPLGPHVAALLHTLRESAPERAAGLVQNIVTGSNATLCASLAQAFPRWVDKPRNGDREALRALLGHPDGFVRRAALGVLRTLAKTAPHDAVALAVEVDLSEGAEAVETLFGALDGGKLFVGDALSVEEIVAFLSRLSAATNLEGHSTIRFLHFAGKRLPEETALLLIERIERLVGPGVLAIENFVALPSEGLGSILARLPESPEWVAILRRIRQLARSRSNVVRTQAARLFQAASKNYSPVAMDVLSEWLEAARAEELEAVSALLEEAPASLLFSHVNLVATLLRNSHALGGALFDTVQNALLPVAMGQGRMRGNGPQMTDAALRTQAREAAAKLAPRSPERRFFEAIVKHTETLIAEETAAEHDDLFDL from the coding sequence ATGGATACTCACGTCGGTTTCCCCAGCCCCGTAGACGCCACCACCGAGCATGGCGTCGTGCTAGGGCGCCCGAACGAATTCGTCGACGTTGCTTTGGCAGCAGGGCGGTACTTTCAAGATGCGCTGCCCATCGTGGGTCGGACCGAAGAGCTGCAAACGCTCGTGAACTTCATCGAAACGCCCGGTACAGCGCGCGTCGTCGTCCTCGTGGGGCGAGCCGGATCGGGCAAGACGAGCCTCTTGGCAGCGCTCGCGGAGACGCTTTCGCAGCGCAATGTCACGCAAGCTGTGCGATTCGCGGCGGATGTCGCGTCCGTCGCAGCGCAGCATGCACCGCGGTTGCCCAAAGGTCCGAGCGTCATCGTCATCGACGATGCGCACCGAAAGCCATGCACGGCGGCGCTTTTGCACGCTGCGCAGCACCGTCCGGAAGTAGCGTTTGTCTTGACCACCCGCCCCGGCGGTTTGTCGCGGCTCGTGGCACTTTGTGCAGAGCGCGGACTTTCCGAAGCTGATATTCGCGTACTGCCCGAGATTGGGCCGCTATCGACGGATGACGCCGAACGTTCCGCCCGTCACGTGCTCGATGAAGAATTCGGCGCTCATGCAAAACAGCTTGCGACCATTTCTGCAGGCCACCCGCAACTCGTGTCGATTGCCGGGCGCCTCGTGCGTGAAAAAGCGCTTCATCCCGTGGCGCTCGAGCAGCCCGCGGATTTCGGCGCTCGAGTGCTGGCGCGAGGTTATGAAACGCTGCTCATGCGTGCCTCGGTGACGCCTGATCAAAAGCTTTTTGGTGGCGTGCTCGGTCAAGTCACCGATATGCTCGGGATCGTTGCTGCCCTTGCGCCCGTGCGTACGTCGGACGAACGGTTTTTGCAGGGCGCGGGCGAGCTTTTGGGATGCCGTCGTCGCGATTTGGTATCGGCATTGCGCGCATTGGAAACGACAGGCATCATCGAGCGTTCGGCGCCGGGGGCGCGTGTCGTGCCAACGGCGCTTGCCGATCATGCATTGCTCCGACTTTTAACGGCTCCCTTGCCGCTTCCCGGGACATTGGCCGAGCGAGTGAGCGTCATCGTTCGGCATTTTGGCATTCACGCGCTCGTGCCTCTGTTCCGTAACCTCGGCGAAATGGATGGCCCCTCGATTCCGCCCGGGAGCGCGTCCAAGTTTGTCGCGGAACTTTTCGAGTATTGCCGTGACGCACTCGATGTCGCATCGACCATGGATCGTTGCCGGCTTCTTTCATCCTTGCGTGAAGTTTGTATTGATGAACCCGCCGGAATGCTCGAATTGGTCGAATTTGCGCTACAATTGCCACCGCTCACCGATACCGCGCCGAAGTCCCGCGTGCTTTTGTCGGAAACGAGCGTGACGAACGAGTTGTCGCCGATATTGCAGCGAATTGCATTGCATCGGCAACATCTGCCCGAGGCGGTCGATTCGCTGTGGGCGCTCGGTCGCGACGATGTGCGGCTGCAAAGCCCGCATCCGGATCACCCCATGCGCGTGCTACGTGAATTCGCGTCACGAGCGCATACGTTGCCCGTCGGGTTTCACGAGGCGCTGCTCGATGCCGTCGAAAGGTGGCAAATGGTGCCCCATGCCCACGATCACCAGCATTCGCCGCTCGATGTGATCGACACGTTTCTCGCCGAATCGGATGCGCCCATCAGCGACGACGCATTGGCGAGCAGGCAGCGCAGGCTCCGCACGCGAGCGCTCGAATCGCTTGCGCGTGCAGCGGGATCATCCAATCGGCGAGCGGCTCTTGCAGGCGTGCGAGGTCTCGAAGGCGTGCTCACCGATATGGCGACGCATTCGTCTGCGGGGTTTCCCGAGGCGGATTGGCGCGACGGCGAGCGGCTCGAAGTGATTGAAATGCTTCGCAAAACCGCGACGAGTGCCGCCGATCCGGTGGTTCATTTCGCCGTTGCGGACGTACTCCGGTGGGCCGCGCACCGAACGCCGAATGATACCATTTGCATTGCTGCGGAACTGGCGCTCGCTGACGTGCCGGATTCATCGGAACGCCGGCTGTACGAAGCGCTGACGCAAAGGCCGCCCGCACAACGCGCCGGACTCGACCTCGATGCGCCGCCGTCGTCGAGGCTTTTGCCCGAAACGAGGAACAACGAGCCTCGCGGGGCCGAAACTGCGCGAATCGTCATTGATGAATGGATGGCCAAGGGGCCATTGCCCGCGGCATTCGTTCAACAAACGGCCGAAGCGCTGGATACGCTCTCTCTTGCGGGCAAATCGGGTTCACCTCGCGTGCTTTTGCAGGTGCTTTCTCTGAAGCATCCGGAAGCTGCTGCGAAAGCGTGCGAGGTCATCATGCAATCGCCCGATGGGCCTCTCGGGCCGCATGTTGCCGCGCTCCTGCACACATTGCGAGAATCGGCTCCCGAGCGGGCGGCCGGCCTCGTGCAGAATATCGTGACCGGCAGTAATGCGACGCTTTGTGCATCCCTTGCGCAGGCATTTCCTCGCTGGGTCGATAAACCTCGAAATGGTGACCGCGAAGCATTACGCGCGCTCCTTGGGCATCCGGATGGCTTCGTGCGTCGAGCTGCGCTTGGCGTATTGCGTACGCTTGCAAAGACGGCGCCGCACGATGCCGTGGCATTGGCGGTCGAGGTCGATCTTTCCGAGGGGGCCGAGGCTGTCGAAACGCTTTTTGGGGCGCTCGATGGCGGAAAACTTTTCGTCGGCGATGCTCTTTCCGTGGAAGAAATCGTGGCATTTCTGTCGCGTCTTTCCGCTGCGACGAACCTGGAAGGGCACTCCACGATTCGTTTTTTGCACTTTGCGGGAAAACGTTTGCCCGAAGAAACCGCACTCTTGCTCATCGAGCGTATCGAGCGGCTCGTGGGGCCAGGCGTTTTGGCCATCGAGAACTTCGTGGCGCTTCCATCCGAAGGGCTGGGATCGATTTTGGCCCGTCTTCCCGAATCGCCCGAGTGGGTCGCCATTTTGCGGCGTATTCGTCAGCTCGCCCGGTCACGTTCGAATGTGGTGCGGACGCAAGCGGCCCGGCTTTTTCAGGCGGCATCGAAGAATTATTCGCCCGTCGCCATGGACGTATTGTCGGAATGGCTCGAAGCTGCGCGCGCCGAAGAGCTCGAGGCGGTGTCGGCGCTGCTCGAAGAAGCTCCCGCGTCGCTACTTTTCTCGCACGTGAATCTCGTGGCGACACTCTTGCGAAATAGCCACGCATTGGGAGGCGCTCTTTTCGATACCGTGCAAAATGCACTCTTGCCCGTTGCGATGGGGCAGGGGCGAATGCGTGGGAACGGGCCCCAAATGACCGATGCAGCGCTTCGCACGCAAGCGCGTGAGGCCGCGGCAAAACTCGCACCCCGTTCGCCCGAACGCCGATTTTTCGAGGCCATCGTGAAACACACCGAAACGCTCATCGCCGAGGAAACTGCGGCCGAGCACGACGACCTCTTCGACCTGTAA
- a CDS encoding metal-dependent hydrolase: MQTVASRPAIKPRNPDLVFDETIPKHWFADSMLASHMVNGVNLLFPAGERFFVRSVHHYLDKLEDPELKKQVRGFFGQEGRHARAHEDFFACMEAQGYEIREFLRLYEKIGYEYIEPNAPAAFRLATTAALEHYTAALAHSALRYKLLDKAHPALRDLLNWHASEEIEHRAVAFDVLNKVAPGYGLRMAGFAMATLLLGAFWAAAMITLIRQDTRGQSTNFSADFAKFKTIGVRPRRLFRMVKAYLRPDFHPLQMDDMDELAREWLAQKGMA, translated from the coding sequence ATGCAAACCGTTGCCAGCCGCCCCGCGATCAAGCCTCGCAATCCGGACCTCGTTTTCGACGAGACCATCCCCAAGCACTGGTTCGCCGATAGCATGCTCGCCAGCCACATGGTCAATGGCGTAAATTTGCTTTTCCCTGCAGGCGAACGGTTTTTCGTCCGCAGCGTTCATCATTACTTGGACAAACTCGAAGACCCCGAGCTGAAAAAGCAAGTGCGCGGATTCTTTGGCCAAGAAGGCCGTCACGCCCGCGCGCACGAAGATTTTTTCGCATGCATGGAAGCGCAAGGGTACGAGATTCGTGAATTTCTGCGGCTATACGAGAAAATCGGTTATGAGTACATCGAGCCGAACGCCCCGGCCGCATTTCGCCTCGCGACGACCGCCGCATTGGAACATTACACGGCGGCGCTTGCTCACAGCGCTTTGCGCTACAAGCTGCTCGACAAGGCGCACCCTGCATTACGCGACTTGCTCAATTGGCATGCGTCTGAAGAAATCGAGCACCGCGCGGTCGCCTTCGACGTGCTGAACAAGGTTGCTCCTGGTTATGGCTTGCGTATGGCAGGGTTTGCCATGGCCACATTGCTGCTCGGGGCATTTTGGGCAGCGGCCATGATTACGCTGATTCGGCAAGACACGCGGGGGCAGTCCACGAACTTCAGCGCCGATTTCGCGAAATTCAAAACGATTGGCGTCCGCCCTCGCAGGCTGTTTCGCATGGTCAAGGCATACCTGCGACCCGATTTCCATCCTTTGCAGATGGACGACATGGACGAGCTCGCTCGAGAATGGCTTGCTCAAAAAGGAATGGCCTAA
- a CDS encoding MoxR family ATPase → MTSAGDFQKRLDRAREASNRLKETIGQVIVGQEEVVEQVLWGILSGGHVLLEGAPGLGKTLLVRTIASALELKFSRIQFTPDLMPSDVTGTNILVTAADGSRHFALHKGPVFGQIVLADEINRATPKTQSSLLEAMQEHACTIGGVRHAMEQPFFVLATENPIEMEGTYPLPEAQLDRFLLKVIVPSPDEDEMTEILVRTTGQPKDAPNPVLNRDEVLELRSACRDVAVAEPIMRFASRLVRASDPSMSGAPDLVRRAIRYGAGVRGAQSLVLASKAVSLLEGRAHVSFADVQRVAKPVLRHRLIRSFEGEADGITTDQVVEELVKNVPTRPENVEQAMRR, encoded by the coding sequence ATGACGAGCGCTGGTGATTTTCAAAAGCGCCTCGATCGGGCGCGCGAGGCGAGCAATCGACTCAAGGAAACGATCGGGCAAGTGATCGTGGGACAAGAAGAGGTCGTCGAGCAGGTGCTTTGGGGCATCCTGTCGGGCGGCCACGTGCTGCTCGAGGGTGCGCCGGGCCTGGGAAAAACCCTGCTGGTGCGCACGATTGCGAGCGCGCTGGAGCTGAAGTTTTCGCGCATCCAGTTCACGCCGGATCTGATGCCGAGCGATGTTACGGGCACGAACATTCTGGTGACGGCAGCCGATGGAAGTCGCCACTTCGCGCTGCACAAAGGGCCCGTGTTCGGACAGATCGTGCTCGCGGACGAAATCAACCGCGCGACGCCGAAGACGCAAAGCTCGCTGCTCGAAGCGATGCAAGAGCACGCGTGCACCATCGGTGGCGTACGTCATGCAATGGAGCAGCCGTTTTTCGTGCTCGCGACGGAAAATCCCATCGAGATGGAGGGCACGTACCCTTTGCCCGAAGCGCAGCTCGATCGTTTTCTGCTCAAAGTAATCGTTCCGAGTCCCGACGAAGACGAGATGACCGAGATCCTCGTGCGAACGACGGGTCAGCCGAAAGACGCGCCCAACCCGGTGCTCAATCGAGACGAAGTGCTCGAGTTGCGATCGGCGTGTCGAGACGTCGCCGTTGCAGAGCCCATCATGCGGTTCGCATCGCGCCTCGTGCGAGCGAGCGATCCATCGATGAGCGGCGCGCCGGACCTCGTGCGTCGAGCGATTCGCTATGGAGCCGGCGTGCGTGGCGCACAGTCGCTCGTGTTGGCATCGAAGGCCGTGAGTTTGCTCGAAGGGCGAGCGCACGTGTCGTTTGCTGACGTGCAGCGCGTGGCCAAGCCCGTGCTGCGGCATCGGCTCATCCGTTCGTTCGAGGGTGAAGCGGATGGAATCACGACCGATCAGGTCGTCGAAGAGCTCGTGAAGAACGTGCCCACGCGTCCGGAGAACGTCGAGCAGGCGATGCGTCGATGA
- a CDS encoding M20/M25/M40 family metallo-hydrolase: protein MQLRSPFLLTALALVSCSAPTAQPRASSCAPCPPCAAASNAPQPAAMTGSSPNADPSADKPQAPSDPITDKLQTLARTESRAYDLVRSLVDEAGSRLSGSKGDKAAVAWGVRTMKELGLQNVRAEKVMVPHWERGAESGKIVSPSSHTLVLTALGGSVSTKGKGIEAEVVMVDSMEALEKIEESKVKGKIVFYSTRMKRSNTGEDYGRVGPIRAYGAIAAAKKGAIAVVIRSVGTDHDRFPHTGGMRYEKGVPEIPAAALAVPDAELLERLVSAGKPVRMALSLASKTFPDAESANVVGEVVGREKPNEIVLLGAHLDSWDTGVGAVDDGAGCAAIIEAARLMTTLPTRPRRTVRVVLFANEENGLRGAKTYAVDHAAEIDAHQLAVEIDLGSGRVHALRFLGADSASTIFSRIAGLVAPLGITYEQDPASGGADLIPLRPFGVPMADLQQDATKYFDVHHTANDTLAQVTKEDLDQIVAAVATVAWAAADAPDFLARVPEQRRKRK from the coding sequence ATGCAACTTCGTTCACCGTTTCTTCTCACCGCCCTCGCTCTCGTGTCGTGCTCGGCGCCCACTGCGCAACCTCGCGCGTCTTCATGTGCGCCATGTCCGCCATGTGCTGCGGCAAGCAATGCGCCGCAGCCCGCAGCGATGACGGGAAGCTCGCCCAACGCCGACCCTTCCGCGGACAAACCCCAAGCGCCAAGCGATCCCATAACGGACAAACTTCAGACGCTCGCGCGCACCGAGTCGCGTGCGTACGACCTCGTGCGATCGCTCGTGGACGAAGCAGGATCGCGTTTGTCCGGGTCAAAGGGGGACAAAGCAGCGGTCGCGTGGGGCGTGCGCACGATGAAGGAGCTCGGGCTGCAAAACGTCCGGGCCGAAAAGGTGATGGTTCCGCATTGGGAACGAGGCGCGGAGAGCGGGAAAATCGTGTCTCCCTCGTCGCATACATTGGTGCTGACGGCGCTCGGAGGAAGCGTATCGACCAAAGGCAAAGGAATCGAAGCCGAAGTCGTCATGGTCGATTCGATGGAGGCGCTGGAAAAAATCGAGGAATCGAAGGTCAAAGGCAAAATCGTCTTTTACTCGACGCGCATGAAGCGATCGAATACGGGTGAAGATTATGGTCGAGTAGGGCCGATTCGAGCGTATGGGGCGATTGCGGCGGCGAAAAAAGGTGCCATTGCGGTGGTCATTCGTTCCGTGGGTACGGATCACGATCGATTTCCGCACACGGGGGGCATGAGGTACGAAAAGGGCGTGCCGGAGATTCCTGCTGCGGCGCTTGCGGTGCCGGACGCCGAGCTTCTCGAGCGATTGGTTTCTGCGGGCAAACCCGTGCGAATGGCGTTATCGCTTGCCAGCAAAACATTTCCGGATGCGGAGAGCGCGAACGTCGTGGGGGAGGTTGTTGGCCGGGAAAAACCCAACGAAATCGTACTTTTGGGTGCGCATCTCGATTCGTGGGACACCGGCGTGGGTGCCGTCGATGATGGTGCGGGCTGTGCGGCAATCATCGAAGCCGCGCGGCTCATGACGACGCTCCCCACGCGTCCGAGGCGCACGGTGCGGGTGGTGCTCTTTGCAAACGAAGAAAATGGGCTTCGCGGGGCCAAGACGTATGCGGTGGACCATGCAGCCGAAATCGATGCGCATCAGCTCGCGGTCGAAATCGATTTGGGATCCGGACGAGTGCATGCATTGAGGTTTTTGGGGGCCGACAGCGCATCTACGATCTTTTCTCGCATTGCAGGCCTCGTCGCGCCGCTCGGGATTACCTACGAGCAAGATCCTGCGAGTGGTGGTGCGGATTTGATTCCGCTAAGGCCGTTCGGCGTGCCCATGGCCGATTTGCAGCAAGATGCGACGAAATATTTCGACGTTCATCACACGGCCAACGACACATTGGCGCAGGTCACGAAGGAGGACCTCGACCAAATCGTAGCGGCTGTGGCAACGGTTGCTTGGGCGGCCGCAGATGCCCCGGATTTTTTGGCGCGCGTGCCCGAGCAGCGGCGCAAGCGCAAATGA